The genomic window tatagttaagttggtttatgtggttcagtgtttatttacatttgaaaatatagatttctggattttgtaaaataaaagattttctacccctcgtggtagcgtttttaaaagaataaaggtttctgtgtaggaaacagttttcaaaagatttttgtggatttctgtttaaaccttgaatgtaaaactgtgatgtgaatggtgaatgtatgaatgtatagttatctttatattcatctggttgtggttgtatcctggttgtactgtgtatttgatcgacgccgtgcaaatataggggagactctgtccgtgtgaacagtggatttcctgtatttgtggcggatctggcatactctggggtcaggttttcaaaaaaaaaaaaattcagacgcttttccgctttgttttaaactgaaaagcgaccccggggcgtgataatATATCAAAAAGGATACTACATGgtaccttttctttctttgccgTAACTTGTCGTACTTCCGCTGCAAACACCAAGCGGCTTGTCCTCCAACCCCATGCTTCTTCCACTTCTTTTCTGCAAACGCCGAAAGCGGCAAAGACTACTAGAAAAAAGTACCAGGCTTGcatggaggagggcgaggggttTATAAATAGGGTAGGCAGCACGGGACGTCGGTGAGGGGAGCGCCTTACAATTTAAGAAGAAGATTACCTAACGGGGGAGTGGAATGTTGCCTTGGTAAGGGAGAAGATTGAATGCCAACGTTGCACTGTGGGCGACGGAGATTGCACTGGTATGAATTGCAAGCTACACTGTTAGAAGAgttgttgtactatttctcttcgcgttgcactattatttttattgctgGCCGTATAGTTTTAGTCACATGacttcaacatatttaatttctaaaaccAAATAGTAAACACCGGGGTTGGCGAATAGTGGGGCCGATTTTGCTCGTATTCCGATTACTGGGAGGTTACGTAACTACGCTCAGGATGCATTTAATGCCTGCCCGTAGCCGTATATTGTGGTATATATATCTGAGCGAATACGAGTGAGGCAGATGGAGACGAGAAGCATTTTGGTCAGACAGCgaaaaattcggtccgaatctgtaaaattgaaaaaagtggTCTACATTTGCAAAAACCTCAAAACTAATaaactttttattaaaattgGTCATATATAtaatccggctactatgctagtaatagcacgaaacatttggtgctaccaagttttctgccgttagatctaccattttgatcattttcacccgttagatcatactattcaaccaaccacccattcaaccctagggggcccacatcatcctaaccgcacatctcttaatccaaaggccaaaaacttggtagcaccaatgacttggtgctattaatagtatattagccaattatatatatatatatatatatatatatatatatataattgggctagaatacttttagaagtattaggccccttggtgcttctacttttttagcccttggatctactccttaaatactaataacctttggatcaaacactattccacctaccactacctaccaccatcatcccaacctcaCGTCTCTCCaatcaagggctaaaaactcacaagcaccaacccattggtgcttttggaagtattctagctctactctatatatatatatatatatatatatatttatttatttatttatttatttattttgaggttaCTCTTGATTCGAATTtgttagatttaaatatgaaaatatgtTGCAGGCACAGGGGaacagaaatttttatttttatggtttttttgACCAGAGGTAAGGATGTAATGTGGGCCCTACCGGCCCGGCATGGCCCACATTTATCCGGGCCAAAGCGGGCCAGGGGTCGGCCTGACGTGGCTCGGTTAAaatccgggccgtgccgggccaggTTTTATTGAACACAGGCCCAGCACAGCCCTCCAGCTCTGATGGCACCGGATGGGCAGAGCCGGGTCGGGCTCTGAACCGGcccttcaaatattttttgttttgaaaatatataaaatatttaaaaatagaaaagaaaataattctttttttttctaatagtgttggctaaaataaaaattatcaaaatacttataaagttttagatttttaaaNttaaatttgatttatcaaaaatcaaaaagtatataaaaatgtttgatgtatatatatatatatatatatataaaagaacaaGGTaagatattgtaaatattttctaatataatataacaaattaatttataaatataatttttattgtaaaattttggatatatataatatacaaatttatactgatttaaaataaattataataattgttacatgcatttgcacgtacattcaactagtatatatatatatccatatgaAAAGTGTTACAATTGTCACGACACATTTGAAAGATAAGGTGGCTTagtatttttcgaaaaaatagaacataacgtttaaaaaaattaaattttattaatccGAAAAgactattgattttttttttttgtaaataacgTTTTTTATAACGTGAAACGTGCGTTATgctagtaaataataaattagtttgCGTATTGActtattttcataattaattaactaaaacgGTTCTGTAtcatcttatacaatattcttcattaattaattaattaacttattaaaatattattttatcaatACTTTTAAGCTTATTATTTaggcaaaatttattttattttataattataattacttttattcctTATATTCTAATCTTAAAAACGCAATTTGATAACCAAGGgaacataatttttcttattcctaaaaaaaaaaaaatatccaattctcattaaaatataaaattgatctaaATTCATGCTTACTTTAAAATTATACGTATATCAAGAGTAAGCAAAAACAACTTATGTCCGAACCAAATGGTACTTATTTTTCaggataaaatttcaaattaccccgtgattcaaaaaatttaactttgcTCCCCGTggtttaatatttattttaccaaaaagaTTCTTAAAGAACCACaagatgacaaaataaaaaaatacgctaaaccataaaataattaaatgtaactttttaaaacaaaaaatgacaaaataaaaataagttaacCACAGTAAGACAAAATGCACCTTTTTGACCACACAGGCAAAATAAAAGTGTGCTGCACCACAAGGGGACAAATTCAAAGTTTACCCgtttctttttaatattaagGTACTCTTCAGATGTTGTAAGTTTATGTTTAAGAATGTAGAACATGAAACTTTCAAGggccaaaataaaaaacaataaaagttCAGGGACCTGTAGGCTGTAGTGCAAATGACAAGCAAAAGACCAAAGTTGAAGAAACAATAAGTTTCTGGACAACATTACCCAGCAGGTTTGGAATTTTACAAAACTCTAGTAGGGTTGGCATTTTATACATACAACAACTATTATATCATTTAAGTCACAGCATACACAGAATAAGTGGAAAATGTGCATCATGTATGCTTCTTTCCCCAGAAGCACACATCTAAATACCTGATTTGAAGTAACAAATACTGATTTCTAGAACTCCGCTTATTAGGGCAATGCGGAGAACTTTACCCCTTTTCTGGCTATCAACAACTTTACTGCTCAGTGCTTGGTTTTCGCTTTGTGTTTCGGTTTCTTCACTATCATCACAGTGCAATGCGCATGGTGAGCGCAATAGTCGCTCACGCTTCCCAAAACAGCCCTGTGAAGAAGACACACGCAATGCAGGTTAGCGCCACGAAGCGGCTGAAAGAATGTGGCGAAAAGCATATGGATTGTCATCTTCGAAGTAATTTGTGGATTAATGACTCGCTGGCGCGTTAAAATGTCATAGCTTCTGCAACTATTTCTGTTGTGCAATATTACTAgtcattgtgagatctatattAGGTTCTCAGATGTTTCAGCAAGTGTAAATAAACagtgaaaaaaatttgtagttCCTTCATGCACGCCATGAGCGTTAAATTGGAACGATCCCAAGCTCGTGATGTTCCAAAAACATTCTTCATCCTTTtcaacataaaaataataataataagcactGCTCGGCAGTAAAACAAAATGTGTTGATTGTACAGCTGATTGTCATTTAACCAAGACAGGGTAgtaccaaaaacaaaaaaaaaaagccatgaTATTCATGATATTAATATCTGGAACAGATATTGACATCcctgatattaaaaaaaagaaaaaaaatctaagagaTTGTACCCCAGATATCCATGATGTTGATATCTGGGGTTTTTTAACTTTGTatttaaggaaaaaagaagaagaattcaTTTGCTTGCTGCTCcgcactatttaaaaaatagtttcaaTTATAAGGCCAGCAAAAGATTTCAAATAAGTAAATTGGGTACCCAACTCCACTATAAAAGTCTATTAAGAGAATGCAAAAAGAACACAAGGAGAGCAAGAGAGAATGCAAACACAACGAATATGACTTCCATTAGACTACTGTCGAAGTGGTTCTGGTGCAGCAACCAAGTGGAGGGACAAATCTAGAAATTGAACTACCTGAACCAAAAACTAGAGGTTATCGGGTCCCTGGCCCTAAACATGCTCCCTACTTCAGGATAGATTCTTTGTGTTCGAGTTTTCAGTGCTGCACAACTTGCACACTACATATATCTTTCACACTAGGTGCAAGTATGCTGTAATAGAGAATAAAAGATAATAGAATTTGCCAATTCCTACTCTACTTGATGAATGAAACAAGAGAAGTTCCCATGAAGGTTAAGGCTCATTCCTTTTGGCTCTAATGTGTCTTCAATTCCCCCAAGATGTTGTGCGATGAAGGGTTTCAGGTATTTGTTCAATAAAATTTCGGTTAGTAAATGTCGTGCGAACACAAATGGTTTCACCACCTATTTCATTGTGCCAAAAGCACCCATTTGTTCTCTAATCATCATTATTTGTTATCTTCAAATATAATGGAATGATTTAGGCTACAGAGGCCAACTATTCTCCCCCTTTTTTATGATGACAGATGATGCGACTCCCACGTGATAGAGCTCAAGAAACTGATAGCAggagtaaaatattttaaagaaagAGACTGCATGAGAAGATAAATGCCTGGAAAACAGAAGAAGCCTGATCCTCAGATAAATATACTAATCTGACGTATTCCTCTTCACTGTTGTCCTACTAAAAAGCCAGagtatatgttttttttcttgacgaaatcaaaataagaaaagtcggtaaATATAGTGGTAAAAATAGTGCTAAGTTGATAAAATTCACATAACAGCAAGTTCAAATGCATGCAAGCCTTCCGGGTTCTACTCAAGACTCTCAAGAGACCAAAAAGAATTccagaagaaaagaagagaataaaCCTTTTTATCGCTCCATAGCCATGACTTCCCACAGCCAGGACGTCTGCATGATGTTTTTCTACTGCCTCACAAAGCACATTCCTCGCATCTCCTTCCACCACCTCATACACAACATCACTGACCTGATTTATATGGTAATATGAAAAAGAATGAGCACTAGAAACTTGcaagagagacagagagagcaAAAGAAGTAAGAGACTGCGTTCTATTTTAAGCAGAATGAGaaatgaaacaaaagaaaaaaaaatcaccccAAATTTATTATGTatgataaaggctttgtgaaaCTGTAGTGTACTCGATAGTCCTCTAAAGAGAATGATATTTTCTCAGAAATCGAAGATGTTAAATGCACAAGCAACCAAGATCCACTGTGTTCTATTCGAAATTGTTGCTCATTTTCCAGCTACAacggtgctttttttttttttcttttttctttgtttctgaTTTGAGAAATAACCTATGATTTCACAAGTTTTTCTTGAAAACATAAGATTATGAGGTTTGAGAATCATCCCTTTTTCATAAAACACATACACACACAGAAAATAAAGCGAGATTTCAATTTGTGGAGAGTATTATACAGTATACATTCTGCAATAGAATTAGAAGTATCAAATTGAAGCTTCTGCACTTGAAACTCAAATCTCATTTCTACTTTCCACagcagcaaaagctccaaattttgtttcttttgccaAATGCTCTACTAGAGCATAAAATTGttgaaagcagaagcagaagtgGGACCAAACAGATCCTATATTTAACTTTCGGTTTTGAATATGTTAGAATTAGGATAGGTGTAGTGAACCTTTAAATTGACACAGAGAAATTGTTCAAAGAGAGATGAATTAGGTAAATTCTTAATCCTAAACCTGTCAAAATGGAATACAGATCAAATAATCACGAGACCAACACATAATTGCAAACAAATGTCAAATAACCATAATTGGAAATCAAAGATGGAATGAAAAGAACACCGATTTGCAGAGCTCCTGGGCCTTCTCGATAACCCTGACAGCGCTCCTCTTCAGATCAGATTCCACAAATGGCAGAACTTCTGCTGCACCTACGTCAATCAACATTGCAAAATCCTCACTATCACGTCATAGTTGCAAACCAACGTTTATTCTCTAAGCGACTGTTATGAAAACAGAGCGTAAAAGGTTGCGTCGTTGAATGAGGAAGGCCTTctaatcattttatatatattcaacaccCTTACTCATGCGAGTTATATCTGAGAAATTCTATTTATACACACATCCTCCATTCTAAGATTCACAAAAATCCAAACGATTtctactaaaaagaaaaaaagattgatgTGACAAGTAGAGAATTATTGAGCCTTGAATGGAAtgggtgtaagatgtacaccccAAAGACTCCACTTTGGGATGTACCAATAGCATTGCTCTATGTTCTTTGTAGGAAAAATTACACCTTTAGTCCTGAAACTATGAGGTGCTTGATACCTGGGTCCCcgaaactttaatttgttatattttttagcATAAACTTTCTGAATCGTTGTAAACAAGTCCCACGATCCAAATTACTTAGctaaatattaacaaattattGATGTACAAGTGATGTGAAAGTAATGTGATAGGAGTTTTTGGGCTACTAAGCCTACaaaatcttttaaatataaaaacaggcattcaaaatttttatttgtaaaaataggccGATAAAAGtagtgaatcatttaccgtttTCTAAAAGccgtgaatgattcactgttttttttctaatttatatatttcctACATCCAAACTTCAAAAGATGTATAGTATTAaacactaaaaataattttaatcctttgaagaaagcggtgaatgatttaacACATTTAAAAAAGGGTAATTCATTCACCGTATAGACCTAGTTTTGTAACTATATTCTTGAGAagagtatttttataattaacgtATTTTCTAAggctattaataaaaaaaaaaaattcttgtgatAGATGATGCgacaataattaaaatgctacatCACTTACACATCACTAATCTGTCAATATTTGGCAAACTAAATTGAGTTGCGGGACTAAACTGCAACAATTCAGAAAGTTCAAGCTAAAAAAtcgcaacaaattaaaatttgaggatcaaaatgccATGCGCCTCATAGTTCGATGGCTCAAAGTGTAATTTGCTTTACTTTTTTTAGTATGACCAAGATGAAGGCCGGGAGTAAATGGGAAGAAATTAGAAGAAACAAGGAGTCTGATGGGATTCGAACTCAAAACCACTCGTGCTCGGATATCATCATTTCCTACCAGGGCCTCCTTTAGGATTGTGGTGGCTGAAAAAAAAGAGTCCAAAGAGTTATGCTTTCAATCTTTCATTCTCCAGTGCTATCTCAAATACCATGAAACGGCAGCAGAATCCGGAATCAAAAAGCTTTTAAATACTTCATAAAAGCAGATACTTTGGGCTACGCAATTCCAAACTAGATCTCTCATAGTGGAAAAAATCTAAAAGGCATGGGGTATATTGCTGGCACGGAGTCTCCAAccaagaaaattatttttcttggaTTGATACGTCCCATCAtagttaatagaaaaatatttttattatacttttctctcTATTTAGAGAGATTTGATTGACTTATTACTAAtgatgtggtgcaagtgtgatacagtaaattttttttcttatagtgAGTGATTGACCTAACTTCTAAAAAGCGTGATTTTAgattcaaaagtaatttttggcCCAACTGAGCATTTGGCGATCTTGTTTCCAAAATTTGATTCTCATTTTCGAGGACCAAAATAACCAGAGGCTCAGTAGCGTTTTagcttccaaattttaaattttagaagagtGTGGAGGAGCGCGTACCGGGCCCGGCGAGGCCGACGACGGAGGTGGCGGTGGGCTTGGCGTGGACGACGACGAGGCGGTAGGGGTAgacggcgccggcgccggagaagAAGTGGCTGAGGGTCCACTCCAGCGCGTAGAAGCTGTGCTCGCTCTCATCGATCCCCACCACCATCACCGccggcgtcgtcgccgccgccgccgccgccgattcccccgccgccgccgccgccgccgccgccgccgattcGCCCGCCTCTGTTGCCATGAGAGAGCcctgtttatttatatatttatttatttatttttctctgatTTTTGGGGAAATATGTTCTACTTGGTGGAGCTACCGAGGATTGAGAATAAATAGAGGCGTCCAATGAGAGGCTTCACAAACACTCACCTTGTGTGGACTGGTCACGGGTAGAGAAGAACCACCTAGACaagaaataaagagaaattCTAGAGAAATTCTATTTGCacacctttaaaaaaaaatatttatatactatttattcttaaattcaaacaaaagtttaaataattttaataaaaaaaaaaatacatattatatatatatataatatatatataatagtatatatatatatataatagaatttaTCTAAATAAGGTGTTAAATTAATACCCACAAATAAATATATCAAtagtattttttataaataagacTGGTTGATTCTTAAGACTATCATACACTCAAAATGAAatgcatattatataattatatttatctaATATATGAGGTCTTTTTAATTGTCACATTATGTGACAAATAAAGTAATCTTATTCGTTAAGTGGTCGGCATGTATGATTTCTAAATCAATTCGGATGTGAAGTAATGTTTatctaaactttaaatatttttacaaattggttattttttttgttattatctttaatcttttattttattttaattcagtCTTAATCATCCAAAGTCACactatttttgataaaataggGGCTATGTGAAAAGTCACAACTTGATAGCCCTCAATTAAtctaaacactatttttttttgagtttttgaaataaatctgatatttttattcattttaaaaaaattaaaaaataatttatattatagtttGTTGTACTTAttactctctctccttctctcactACCACCATCGCCTATGGTGACTCCTCTCCCTCAACGGCGTTGTTGGTTGGCAGAGGGTCGAAGACGACTGTGGGAAGGCAGGAAGGGGGATAGAAGAGGATGAAATATCAGATCGGGGACGCGTCGAGAGAGTTAGTGTGGAGACAGAGAGGAGTGGATGAGATTATCACCCTCGCGTCTGTGTCCTAAATTCATGACAATGCCAACAgaggaggatgagagagaagaagggagaGGTAGGTGGTGGAGAAGAAAGGGGAAGATGAATAAGACCACGACAGTATCACGGcaaaggagaggagagaaaggcTTTCAGAATCCAAAAAggcataaatttaataaaaatataaaactaataaatttttttatgaaaaaaaaggcTATTTAATAGAGCAAAGCtactaattttcaaaaaaaatattatcatttaactttttttattttttaatagcttGATGGTTATAAgttgttaattattttagatttatctATTGGAAGTTACTAAATTtggtaattattaataaatttaatgaaaattttgagtttataTTGACAAAATctgttttaattataaaaagttaaaaaaaaataataataatcaagaAAAGGTATTATGCATTGAACTTTCCTAAATTATAGCCTACTCTGATTCAACCATCCAACTTTTGAAAGGTTTGGTTTTGATATATAATCTCTAAAttcgtttgatttgagttatttgaaaattttctgttAAACTTATAAAACCACTACTGTTTGCTTTGTGTAGCAATCTAGTCTAGCTATACTAGTCAGGTGAAGAACTGAAATGAAATTAACTAAAAAGTTGGAAAGAAaatcaaaactcaaatttttctattcaaaaataaacttttaaaaattatgtggTCGAATCAAAGTGATTATAGGTTCAATTAGTTCTATACAATTTTATGTTCGAAAAGTAATGAGTCTCAATTAACGCCTTGCCGTTTGGTGCATTTTTCACATATGGGATAGTTTAATTAAATACAGTCGTAAATATGATGTAGTTAAAGATGTATATAGTTGACAATACAgtagttataattatatgtatattatttcGCTGGATGTAATGAAAAGCGtttaaactataaataattGTTATGTAAAATGTTGTTAGAGAGATCAacttactttttatttaaagttatagTTTCAGATGTTGTAGTCAGACTTCCTcatgtaattttaaatataataatggCAAAATTCAAATGTATTAAATTAGATACTGGATTTGAATtcacatataattataattgtatTCAGCTGTAACTTTTTACAATCTAAAAGTTTGTTATATGCTAATgggagttgagctggaatactatcggtagcaaacgagctccgttgccacccatttgttttcgatgatggagcctccaaatcgacgatcggcaccgtcgaaaatgatctataccacttgaagtatctagaaatcaaatttcatacttttccgatattgttctcttatccatcaagtgggcgtaaaaatgaatgactgaaaataaatatcctctaaaaagtgatgataagaatttgtaatcatgatcgagagtatagatctttttctaaatagtttaaagaattttctaagcaaaattcaattgatttggatagttttacaccgttaaacgagaaaacgccttatatctactattaaaattacaaattttaaaatcctttgatcattaggtcaatgatatcgaaaagatttgaaatttgatttctagatacttcaagtgatatatattatattcaatggtgccgatcgtcaatttaaatggatggcaacagaacccgtttgctatcgatagcattccagttCAACTCATGCTAATGGCTAGTTATTAATTAAGGTACCAACATAAAAGTACGTTAAACCACAGAGTGTTTAAATAAAGTTTTTCAAAACTAAATTAAAGTCAACTGGCCTGTTATGAAACGGCCTTTGGTTGAGGGGTCTCCACATCGTAAGTGACCAAACTCAAGAGAAATTATAAAATGTCGCACTGGCACCGCATTATTTATATCTCTAAAAATTACACATTtcatcataatattttaaaaaattattatacttttttagaaaaaaaataaaaatttaatcggCTTCAAGGTTGAAGCGTGAAATTAAGATTTAGGGGGACCAACatttagatttgataaaaaaataatttgacctcgaaaaataagaaaaagaatttGTCAGATTCACTAGCCATCTATTGTTAGCGACAATAGCGATAATATATTCAAGAAGAAGTAAGAcaataaaagttgaaaaaaaaagggtcgagaagtttgaaaaaaaaattgagatacaagttttattaaaaaaaaccaaTTTAGCTCctctaaaactaaatttataatatcttactttttaggccaatttgcataaaaaattcacaagttttgtGCTTTTGTAaaactgggccacctttttcaattttgcagattcgggtcGGATTTTTCGTCATCGGACGAAAATACTcttattcattttctttctctctctttttttttttttctttttttttattcctttgttatttttttctcaccgACCCTCATCGCCTCCTCCACCATCTTCGCGGCCCTCGGCAATGGTAATAAGGGCTGCGTCGCTTCCTCttccttcatctcctcctccgtCGGTACCAGCAGTCCTCGGCGACGGTAACGAAGGTGGAGCCgcctccttttcctcttctccgCCTCTGCCTTCGCCGTCACCGAAGAAAGAGAACTCTGAGCGAACGCTGGTGAGGGTGTAGAGCAGACGGAGACGATGAGGCCAAGGTCGAGGAGGTGCTCGCCGCCCATGAGGATAAGGAAAAAAGACGCGTCCATCTCTAAAGAGTGAATAAAAATGCAGaggatagaaaaaaagaaaaaagaaaaaaaagaataaaaagtaaaaaaaataaagaaaaaaatgtctCTTCAAAAGACTATTATATATCGTTATTATTATCGAAAAAGACCAACAagcagaaaaaaagaagaagaaaataaaggtTGCACTAGTAAAATTATATTGCACTGTTTAAAATAAACGttacactttttaaaataacaattacactttttaaaataaaaattgcactattttgatacatattatactattttaaaaaaaattacaccgtttttctttctctttcttctcttcctcctttCCCTCAGCAATAGTCTGCACGACGTCGGCGTCGAGAGAGTCCACAGCCACCTTTCCTGCACGCCCGACTGGCTCACCCCGTGCTCCAGCTGGGTCGGCTTCGTCGCCGACTACGACTCCGACCACAAGATCGCCCGCATGGGCCGCCGCGACATCGCCATGGTGCCATTTCTATACGGTAGGCTTACGTGTCAAAATCTAAGTTTTGAGAAACATGACAAAATAGCGGCCGGGCTGCCCACCAATGGCAACTTGACACGTGCTCATATTTTCGGTGTGTGTGGGGTTGTGTGTTGCTTATTAGGGAGGTGCACTGGGCTGGAAAAGTCTGGTAGTCTTTTGAGTAATCCGGACGAAGCCGGAAGGTTCATGAAAGCTCCAGGCACTGCCGGCGGGTCGAATCATGTGCCGTTCGATTTTTCTGGCGGAAGCTGACGGCTTGGCTTTCGATAAAGCAAGAGATACGGACGGCCAACGTGGCCCCGCTGGCAACCTGGCGTTGTTTTaattctctcttttgcttgcttgTTTTAATTGATTTTGTGTGTTCCGGTTTTGATTCCGGAAAACCTTATCGTttctgtggttttttttttcaagaagataaaatactatttattttatttatttttttaaaataaaataattaaaaatataaatcgaCTAGTATCCAAGTTTAAGATTCGAGAGTTCTGATAATCAATTTTTCTTGCCACTTGAGCTAGAAATAGCTGATTTTCGGTGCATTCTTGGAGTGTGTTTTCGAACCTACAGTGTTTTTGAGGTTAAATGGAGCAGATAAAATATTTAGTggctgtaaaaaaaaaaaaaaattgtgactCAAACAATATTTTACGAAAGGTATCACACTACCCCTTTCAATTTTTGTGTAAACGTAGGTTGTAGACATTTGCGGGAATCCAACAATGGTtataaaatgacaaaatttTTCACAAACTTTACAATTTTAGtaactataaaaatttatttatgataaATACAAGCttggaccgaccgtccctagagcaagtggcaaagggcttggtggttggtacccgaggttccaa from Ananas comosus cultivar F153 linkage group 23, ASM154086v1, whole genome shotgun sequence includes these protein-coding regions:
- the LOC109728149 gene encoding universal stress protein PHOS34 isoform X1, with the translated sequence MATEAGESAAAAAAAAAGESAAAAAATTPAVMVVGIDESEHSFYALEWTLSHFFSGAGAVYPYRLVVVHAKPTATSVVGLAGPGAAEVLPFVESDLKRSAVRVIEKAQELCKSVSDVVYEVVEGDARNVLCEAVEKHHADVLAVGSHGYGAIKRAVLGSVSDYCAHHAHCTVMIVKKPKHKAKTKH
- the LOC109728149 gene encoding universal stress protein PHOS34 isoform X2 — protein: MATEAGESAAAAAAAAAGESAAAAAATTPAVMVVGIDESEHSFYALEWTLSHFFSGAGAVYPYRLVVVHAKPTATSVVGLAGPAEVLPFVESDLKRSAVRVIEKAQELCKSVSDVVYEVVEGDARNVLCEAVEKHHADVLAVGSHGYGAIKRAVLGSVSDYCAHHAHCTVMIVKKPKHKAKTKH